A region of Mesorhizobium sp. AR02 DNA encodes the following proteins:
- a CDS encoding DUF1036 domain-containing protein yields MELRRACLPSSSADLPIEQRDPARALLALTGRMKLALMAGAALLAVLTSSEARAEFTVCNQTLDVVNLAVGQKVDNADQTDGWWTIGANQCVNVIREELTNRYIYIYATDVFGHAILTGSTEMCIERRRFSIRGIDECWPRGHIAAQFLEVDTLEQVRWTFFLTGSNP; encoded by the coding sequence ATGGAACTCCGCCGCGCGTGTTTGCCCTCCTCGTCTGCCGACCTGCCCATAGAGCAGCGTGATCCGGCTCGAGCGCTGCTTGCCCTGACGGGCCGCATGAAGCTTGCGCTCATGGCAGGGGCGGCACTGCTGGCCGTTCTGACGTCCAGCGAAGCGCGCGCCGAATTCACGGTCTGCAACCAGACACTCGACGTCGTCAATCTCGCGGTCGGCCAGAAGGTCGACAATGCGGACCAGACCGACGGCTGGTGGACCATCGGCGCCAACCAATGCGTGAACGTCATCCGCGAGGAACTGACGAACCGCTACATCTACATCTATGCGACTGATGTGTTCGGCCATGCGATCCTGACCGGGTCGACCGAGATGTGCATCGAGCGGCGGCGTTTTTCGATCCGCGGCATCGACGAGTGCTGGCCGCGCGGCCATATCGCGGCGCAATTTCTCGAAGTCGATACGCTTGAACAGGTGCGGTGGACCTTCTTCCTGACCGGAAGCAACCCGTGA